The genome window CCATGCGTGGCGAGGTAATCCATCAGCGCGGGGTCTTCGGGGGCATGCACCGCGTGACCGATGCGCTCCGCACCCAGTTCACGCAGGGCTTGCCAGACACTTTCCGCACCGGCGGCTTCCCCGGCATGCACGGTGACGTGCAGACCGGCATCGCGCACGGCTTTGAAATGCTCCACAAACCACTCGCCGGGGAAATGGGCTTCATCACCTGCCAGATCCACCGCCACAAACGCCTCGCGGCGCGCAAGGATGGCGCGCAGTTCCTGCCAGCAGGCATCCACGCCGTAGGTACGGCTGAGAATGCCAATGAGGTTGACCTGTACGCCCGTCTTCTGACTGCCGGCGCGCACGCCGTCCACCACCGCGTCAATCACCTCCACCGGGTCAAGGTGATGGGGCTGAGCCATGAAGAGCGGCGAAAAGCGCAGTTCGGCGTAATCCACGCCCTCGCGGTGCAGGTCTTCCACATTCTCGAAAGCAATGCGGCGCACGGCGTCGGCGTTGACCATCACGCCGGTCATCCACTCGAAGCGGGCAATGAACGCCATGATGCCGGGCTGGGCTTCGCTGACCTGCACAAAGGGACGCAGACTCTCCACATCCCAGGCGGGCAGGTTGAGGTTGTGCTGACGTCCCAGGTCGAGGATGGTTTCCAGGCGCACACTGCCATCCAGGTGGCGATGCAGGTCAATCAGGGGCAGGGTGTCATCCACCATAGCGGGCATTAACCTTCCTGAAGGTATTTCTTGAACCAGCGGGCGATGTGATTGAGGCGCAGGATACGGCGGTCAGTACGCCCGTTGCGCGAAAGCCCGTGAAACTCTTCAGGGAAGCGCACCATCTCGGTTTCCACGCCCAGACGTTTAAGCGCCACAAAGACCTGCTCGCCCTGTTCAATGGGACAGCGCAAATCCATCTCGTTGTGCAGAACCAGGGTGGGCGTGCGGGCGTTGCCGATGTAGGCGATCGGCGAGCGTTCCCAGTAGTACTGCAGGGCTTCAAAGGGCGGCTGGTTGTTCAGTTCCTTCTGGAAGTGCCAGTTGAAATCGCTCGATCCCCACATGGAGATGAAGTTGCTCACACAACGCTGGGTAACGGCGGCTTTGAAGCGCCGGGTATGCCCGATGATCCACACCGTCATGTAACCGCCGTAACTGCCGCCGGTAACGCCCATGCGCGCAGTGTCGATATAGGGCTGTTGCGCCATGTAGTCCGCCCATGCCATCAGGTCGGCATAGTCGCGGTCACCCCAACTGCCATGAATGGCGCCGGCGTGGGCTTCGCCGTAGCCGCGCCCGCCGCGGGGATTGCAGAAGTACACCACAAAGCCCTGCGATGCCAGGTAGTAGAACTCGTGCATGAAGAGTTTGCCGTACTGGGTCAGCGGTCCGCCGTGGATTTCCATAATGGACGGGTACTTGCGGGAAGGGTCAAAGCCGGGCGGTTTCAAAATCCAGCCCTGCAGGTCGTTGTTGTCCGGTCCTTTGAACCAGACTTCTTCGATTTCGCCCAAATCCACGCGGTCGAGAATCTCGCGGTTGAAGCGGGTGAGCGTGCGCAGGTTGCCCGTGCGGAAGTCGTACACGGCAATCTGCCCGGGGTCGCTGAAATTGCCGTAGATTCCCGCCATGCGGTCCTGCCGGGAATCCACCGTGTGGGAGTGGAATACCCCGCCTTCGCCGATGAGCGTCTCCAAGCCACTGCCGTCGCGGCGGATGCGCATCATCAAACTGGAGCCGTGCAGTACCACCGGGAAGATGAGGCTTTCGCCATCGGCGCTCCACACCGGGCGGTTGGTTGCCGCCGCGCCAATGTCGTTAATCGTCCAGGAACTGACGTGCAGGTCGTACTTCTCCGTCAGATTGACCGGCGGCTGAGAGCCGTCCACCGGCACCACCCACAATC of Anaerolinea thermophila UNI-1 contains these proteins:
- the add gene encoding adenosine deaminase, with product MVDDTLPLIDLHRHLDGSVRLETILDLGRQHNLNLPAWDVESLRPFVQVSEAQPGIMAFIARFEWMTGVMVNADAVRRIAFENVEDLHREGVDYAELRFSPLFMAQPHHLDPVEVIDAVVDGVRAGSQKTGVQVNLIGILSRTYGVDACWQELRAILARREAFVAVDLAGDEAHFPGEWFVEHFKAVRDAGLHVTVHAGEAAGAESVWQALRELGAERIGHAVHAPEDPALMDYLATHGIGVEVNLTSNVQTTTVPSYKDHPVRLFLEHGIRAVLNTDDPGISGIDLPYEYNVAAPAAGLTPAQIRQLQSNALEAAFLSPDEKQALRERRKVS
- a CDS encoding S9 family peptidase, with product MAKRLITAEDLYRFQVLADPQISPDGEHVVFSVQRVERKNEKKFSNLWVVPTRGGSAFQFTVGDHTDVHPVWSPDGNKIAFLSNRLDKEKPPALFIIPFGGGEARPLGQIEGEIGEILWSPDGRKLLLTVRKTDEEVLQRRKDPERKSLGTPQRHVERLFYKLDGYGYLPKERWHLWVMDAGTGRAMQLTDHPVWDERSPEWSPDGQWIAFISNRSEDPDSTPEYEDIFIIPARGGEARKLPTPVGSKSSLRFSPDGKYLAYYAQEGADEGFRNEGLWVVPVDGSQPPVNLTEKYDLHVSSWTINDIGAAATNRPVWSADGESLIFPVVLHGSSLMMRIRRDGSGLETLIGEGGVFHSHTVDSRQDRMAGIYGNFSDPGQIAVYDFRTGNLRTLTRFNREILDRVDLGEIEEVWFKGPDNNDLQGWILKPPGFDPSRKYPSIMEIHGGPLTQYGKLFMHEFYYLASQGFVVYFCNPRGGRGYGEAHAGAIHGSWGDRDYADLMAWADYMAQQPYIDTARMGVTGGSYGGYMTVWIIGHTRRFKAAVTQRCVSNFISMWGSSDFNWHFQKELNNQPPFEALQYYWERSPIAYIGNARTPTLVLHNEMDLRCPIEQGEQVFVALKRLGVETEMVRFPEEFHGLSRNGRTDRRILRLNHIARWFKKYLQEG